GGTGGTGGGCTGCTCGTGCTAGGGCACACGCATGCTATAGACTCGACAATGTCGGGTCTCTACGGGATGGGATTCGCTGGGATAGGGGCAGGACTCCTGGGCAGGAACAATCCCCTCGGAATAGTGCTATCATCGCTCTTCCTCTCCCTCCTGGTGATAGGAGGTGAGGCGGCCGAGCTCAGGGTGGGCGTGCCGACGGAGCTCGCTGACGCCCTGATAGGCGCGGTGGTGGTGGTCCTCTCCGCCCCCCAACTGCTCAGGCTCCTGAGGCTTAGGAGGGTCGTTCCATGATTGAGGACCTGCTGAGCCTCCTCTCGCAGACTCTCGTCGCTTTCATCCCGCTTCTGCTGGCCAGCGTCGGTGAGATAATAACTGAGAGGAGCGGTGTCGTCAACATAGGGCTCGAGGGTATACTCATACTCTCCGCCTTCGTCTCCTCGCTCGTGACCTTCAGCACGGGCAACCCCTACCTTGGGCTCCTCTCGGGGGCCCTCGTGGGGCTGGCCTCCGGACTTCTGCATGGGGCCATAAGCGTTTACCTCAGGGGTGATCAGATAATCGCGGGCGTCGGCTTCAACACTCTAGCTTACGGGATGAGCATAATAGGCCTGATAAACACCTGGGGTCATCACGGGGCCTCCCCGATGGTGAGCAAGATACCCTTCGTCGGAGTCGGGGTTTACCTTTCCCCGCTGCTCCCGCTGGCCCTGGCAGCGGCCCTGGCCTCCTGGTACTGGCTCTTCAGGACCTCCTCGGGGTTGAGGTTGAGGGCCTGCGGCGAGGACCCAAGGTCGGCGGAGGCGATGGGGGTGAACGTGCTCAGGACGAGGCTCCTAGCGACCCTGCTCGGGGCCACCCTGACCGGCTTAGGGGGAGCATACATAGTTGTCGGATGGATAGGGCAGTTCACGAGGTATGTTTCCGCGGGCAGGGGTTTCATAGCGCTAGCTGTGGTCGCCCTGAGCGGGTGGGATCCCATGCTAGCCATAGCGGGCAGCCTGATCTTTGGATTCTTCGACGCCATCTCCCTCTACCTTCCGGTGAAGATGCAGCTGATGAACCCGAACCTGAACCTGACCTCCCTCTCCTACATCTTCAGGACTGTGCCCTACTTGGCGGTGCTCATAGCGGTCAGCTTCCTCTTCAGGAGGGGGAGGGCCCCCAGGGATCTCGGGAGGCCCTACGTCAAGGAGTGATCCCCCCGCATAATTTATCTTCTCCACAAGGCTGAAGCGCTATGCCTTGGACGGGACCCTTCACGCCGAGCGGCAGATCTGCTCTCGTCCCAGATGGCCCCTGGACCTATGTGATGGACTCCATAGCTGTTCACGCGAGGGCGGAGCCGGAGAGGATCCGAGAGGTCCTGCCTCCCGAGTTGAGGCCCCTCGGGGACCTCTGGTTTTACGTGGCTGACATCATATCCTACAGTGAGAGCTCGGAGGAGATGAACTACCTTGCCCCGGACCTCCTCCAGTACAGGGAGGCGGCTGTCTTCGTCAAGGTGGAGCTAGGGGGAAGGAATTACGCTTACTGCCCCTTCATGTACGTGGACAACGACCTGTCCCTGGTGAGGGGGATAATCTTCGGCTTCCCGAAGAAGATCGCTGAGATAGAGATGACCAGGTTCCACGAGCTCTTCGAGACGAGGAGGTACGGCGGTGCCGCTTACAGGGCCGGCTACAGCCTCTTCAGGATCCTGGTGGAGCCCAAGACCAGCTTGGGGAGGATCCCCTTCGACGACTTCGGAAGCTGGCTTCTGAGGAGATACCTCAAGCCAATAGGTGTGGACGACTACGTGGAGTTCGTCCCCCAGGCTTATTACTCCAGGATCCTCTCGGGAGAGGCACGATTGGAGGTGGGTGGAGGGTTCAACGACGAGCTGGAGCACCTCAGGCCCTCCGAGATCCTAGGGGGCTACCTCTACTCGGTCAGGTTGAGGGCCAGCGAGATAAGGTCCCTGGGAAGGGTCTGACATGCCCTCGGATCTGGAGGAACTGGTAAGGAGGCTGGGCGGGGAGATCATAGAGACCAGGAGGGAGGTTCTGACAGTGAAGCAAGCGGCTGAGGAGATGAACGTTCCGGAGGACCTGATAATAAAGACTCTGGTCGTGATGACGCCTGAGGGAGCCGTCCTGGCGATACTCGACGGGAGATCCAGGCTGAGCCTGAGCAGGCTGAGGGGGAGGCTCGCAACCCCTGAGGAGGTCAGGAGGATCACAGGCTTCGAGGTGGGCGAGGTTCCCCCGGTGGGCATACCCCTGAGGACATTCATAGACGAGAAGGTCTTGGAGAAGGAATTCGTTTACGGGGGAGGTGGTTCCAAGAGGAGGCTCATCAAGATATCGCCCAGGGCCATAGTGGAGCACCAGAGGGCCGAGGTGATGGACCTGAGGGAGTGCTCGCGCTCACCTTTTTAAGGGGATGAGGGGTGTGCTCTTGATGCCCGAGGTCAGGGTCAGGTTCTACGCCTTCTACAGGGAGCTGGCCGGCACTGACGAGGTATCGCTCAACCTCCCCGATGGATCGAGGGTCTCGGATCTCCTGAGGACCATTGAGGAGAGGTTCGACGGGTTCAGGGGGAAGCTCTTGAACAGGAGGACCGGTGCCAGGAGCTACATACTGGTGAGGAGGGG
This genomic stretch from Candidatus Korarchaeota archaeon NZ13-K harbors:
- a CDS encoding MoaD/ThiS family protein, whose product is MRGVLLMPEVRVRFYAFYRELAGTDEVSLNLPDGSRVSDLLRTIEERFDGFRGKLLNRRTGARSYILVRRGEWPDMEDPLNEGDEFSLFPPLGGGSLHSIDPRRARDESSGSIRGMRL
- a CDS encoding acetoacetate decarboxylase yields the protein MPWTGPFTPSGRSALVPDGPWTYVMDSIAVHARAEPERIREVLPPELRPLGDLWFYVADIISYSESSEEMNYLAPDLLQYREAAVFVKVELGGRNYAYCPFMYVDNDLSLVRGIIFGFPKKIAEIEMTRFHELFETRRYGGAAYRAGYSLFRILVEPKTSLGRIPFDDFGSWLLRRYLKPIGVDDYVEFVPQAYYSRILSGEARLEVGGGFNDELEHLRPSEILGGYLYSVRLRASEIRSLGRV
- a CDS encoding ABC transporter permease translates to MIEDLLSLLSQTLVAFIPLLLASVGEIITERSGVVNIGLEGILILSAFVSSLVTFSTGNPYLGLLSGALVGLASGLLHGAISVYLRGDQIIAGVGFNTLAYGMSIIGLINTWGHHGASPMVSKIPFVGVGVYLSPLLPLALAAALASWYWLFRTSSGLRLRACGEDPRSAEAMGVNVLRTRLLATLLGATLTGLGGAYIVVGWIGQFTRYVSAGRGFIALAVVALSGWDPMLAIAGSLIFGFFDAISLYLPVKMQLMNPNLNLTSLSYIFRTVPYLAVLIAVSFLFRRGRAPRDLGRPYVKE